A portion of the Paenibacillus sp. PvR098 genome contains these proteins:
- a CDS encoding DUF1273 domain-containing protein: MKSLLVTGYRAHELSIFDQKHKGIVYIKKAIEAKLTPLVEEGLEWVLTPGQYGVDLWACEVVIGLKKRYPHLKLSIISAYLKPEEKWKEDKQNYFRDILKGVNYYGTVSKQPYDGVWQLKARDDLLLRKSEGILLFYDEDAGEASPKYFKQRALRRQEEDGYRYLSIIAEDVQSIADEEQRNLLDSY; the protein is encoded by the coding sequence ATGAAAAGCCTTCTCGTCACGGGTTACCGTGCTCATGAGCTCAGCATTTTCGATCAGAAGCATAAAGGCATCGTATACATCAAGAAAGCAATTGAAGCCAAGCTCACTCCTCTTGTCGAAGAGGGATTGGAGTGGGTGCTTACTCCCGGTCAGTACGGAGTGGATTTATGGGCATGCGAGGTGGTCATCGGATTAAAAAAGCGGTATCCACACTTGAAGCTTTCCATTATTTCGGCGTATCTCAAACCGGAGGAGAAGTGGAAAGAGGATAAACAGAACTATTTCCGAGACATTCTTAAAGGCGTCAATTATTACGGCACGGTAAGTAAGCAGCCATACGACGGAGTGTGGCAGCTCAAGGCTAGAGATGACCTGCTGCTCAGAAAATCGGAGGGTATACTCCTCTTCTATGATGAAGATGCGGGAGAGGCAAGCCCTAAATATTTCAAACAAAGAGCACTTAGAAGGCAAGAGGAAGACGGGTATCGCTATCTGAGCATTATCGCGGAGGACGTCCAAAGTATCGCTGACGAGGAACAACGGAATTTGTTAGACTCGTACTAA
- the larA gene encoding nickel-dependent lactate racemase, which produces MKTTLLYGTEGLTIEVPDHSVIVEPQHLEGLKDEENAVKDALKSPIGTPPLREMVKETDTVAIVISDITRPTPNDKLVPWLIQELSHVPHQNFVIINGTGTHRDQTRDEFVQMLGEWVVDHIRIVNNHCHDKETLVNVGKSEFGCDVYLNKDYVQADFRIVTGFIEPHFFAGFSGGPKGIMPGIAGIETIQTFHNARMIGDPLATWGNMDNNPLQDMTREVNRLCKPHFMLNVTLNGDKEITNVFAGELFEAHDQGCASAKDHAMIRCNERFDVVITSNSGYPLDQNLYQAVKGMSAAHKIVKEGGTIISAAECRDGLPNHGNYAAILQMRKTPQEILDMINDTGFQMFDQWQVQKQAVIQVWADVYVYSTLPDEEIQKAMFKPTGSIEQTLEELKQKYGQNMTVAVLPLGPLTIPYVEE; this is translated from the coding sequence ATGAAGACGACTCTTTTGTATGGAACGGAAGGCTTAACGATTGAGGTGCCGGATCACTCGGTCATTGTGGAGCCTCAGCACCTAGAAGGGTTGAAGGATGAAGAGAATGCCGTTAAGGATGCATTGAAATCTCCAATCGGAACGCCACCGCTTCGAGAGATGGTTAAAGAAACGGATACGGTAGCGATTGTGATCAGCGACATCACCCGGCCTACCCCTAATGACAAACTTGTACCGTGGTTAATTCAAGAATTATCACATGTCCCTCACCAGAATTTTGTGATTATTAACGGTACAGGAACTCATCGGGATCAAACGAGAGACGAGTTTGTGCAGATGCTAGGGGAGTGGGTAGTAGACCATATCCGAATTGTAAATAATCACTGTCATGATAAAGAAACGTTAGTGAATGTGGGGAAAAGTGAATTTGGCTGTGATGTTTACTTGAATAAAGATTATGTGCAAGCCGATTTTCGCATTGTGACAGGTTTTATTGAGCCCCATTTCTTTGCCGGTTTTTCGGGTGGACCGAAAGGGATCATGCCGGGCATTGCGGGGATCGAAACAATCCAAACCTTTCACAACGCCCGAATGATCGGAGATCCATTAGCGACATGGGGTAACATGGATAATAATCCGCTGCAAGACATGACGAGAGAAGTGAACCGCTTATGCAAGCCTCACTTCATGCTTAATGTCACGCTGAACGGAGATAAAGAAATTACGAATGTATTTGCAGGAGAACTTTTTGAGGCTCATGACCAGGGATGCGCTTCTGCCAAAGACCATGCGATGATCCGCTGTAATGAGCGATTTGATGTGGTCATTACATCGAATTCTGGGTATCCACTCGATCAAAACCTGTATCAAGCCGTAAAGGGCATGAGTGCAGCTCATAAAATCGTGAAAGAGGGCGGTACGATTATCTCTGCCGCTGAATGCCGGGATGGATTGCCGAACCACGGAAATTATGCAGCCATCCTGCAAATGCGTAAAACGCCGCAAGAAATTTTAGACATGATTAATGACACCGGCTTCCAAATGTTTGATCAGTGGCAAGTTCAGAAGCAAGCCGTGATCCAAGTGTGGGCGGATGTATATGTGTATTCCACGCTGCCCGATGAAGAAATCCAAAAAGCGATGTTCAAGCCAACTGGAAGTATTGAACAAACCCTCGAAGAGCTTAAACAAAAGTATGGGCAAAACATGACGGTGGCTGTTCTGCCGCTAGGTCCATTAACGATTCCTTATGTTGAGGAATAG